The nucleotide window CCAATGCCTCCATATACCTCTTAAAGTTATTGCCCGAACTGTCGCCGAGATGGGATCGCGTATCCCATATCCGGGACGTAGAAGTCGTGGTAACATTCTTGAAGTTGAGCGGGTTGCGAATCTCCAGATAAACCGTTGGCGCCATCTTTACGTCAAACATCTTGGCAAAGCGCAAATCCAGAAGTCTGGTTGACTGCCACTGTGCGTTATCCACAGAGCGCAGTGCCACGTCGTTGGACGGGTTGTAGTTGAACCACGACCCCGCCTGATGGCGGTAATAAAGGTTGGCTTCCCAGCCGCCTTTCAACATGTGCTGCTCGCCTCCGTAATCCAGCGGCGTGCGGAAATTCAGGCCAAACTTCAAAATCGGTCGCGCCTTAAAGCGAGGATTCGCACCAGCGGGGCTGCTCTCGATCAAGCGGAAGGGCGCGGTCGATACGGTCTGTACGTCGTAGATGCGCTCCCAGCGCACGATGCGCTTGCGCTCGGCGCGGAACTCATAGGACAAAAAGCCCGTCACAAACTGCCCGCGCGCCTTGCGCACAGACAATTCGAAACCGCGAATATCCTTCACATTCCCATTCATGTGGAAGCGCGTACTGCGACCCGTGGTATTCTGGATATACACTCTTCCCCGTTCCGTGTCTTTCTCGATGTCTTTGAAGAACACCGTGCCGTTGAACAGATACTGATTGGCGAAATTCCGCTCATAGCCCAGTTCATAAGCTATTGTCACGGGCATATCCAGCCACGGATTGCCGAACTGCTCCAAAGGCTCACCCAGACCGCTCTGCGTCTGATACAAATCCACAGAGGTCGGAATCTGTGCAAAGTGACCGTAGTTGAAGAACAGCTTGCTCTCTGCAGTAATCGGATGTGATATACCAACTCGAGGACTCAGCTTCCACTTTGTGGGCGGGCGCACGGCCTCTGCTTTGGAATACAGCAGCACGGCATTGGAGCCCATCCACTCGGCGTGTACCTCGTTGGGAATGTCGAAGTACTTGTCCGGACGGTGGAAGTCCAGGCGCAGACCCGCATTCACCACAATCTGACGATACTCCATGCGATCCTGCAAGAACACGCCGCCGTAAAGCGGTGTGCGGACCCAGTAATTGTGAAAGTCAGCCGTATCCGTCACTTCCATATTGGCGGGATCGTCGATATTGCCCGGACGGAAATTGACGTCTTCCAGGCTCGGATCCTGTACAGAAGATGCAAAACCGCGGACCTCGCGCAGGAAAAAGTGATGCACCTGCACACCGGCTTTGATCTGATGATTCGGCGTTACTTGAGACGTAATATCAAAAGTGTAATCGTCTTCCCAGGTATAAGACCAGTCGCCCGAACGCGCCGGGTTGCCGTCGCCACCGCGCATGCGATAAGCACCCAAAAGGTCAAAGGTTCCAGGCTTATACGTAAAGCCCTTGGGACCTTCGTCCAGGATCACGGCACCGGCGGCCTGAGCCGCCTGATAGCTGCTCTCGGTAACTTCCTCAACGCGGCCATCTGGATATACCGCTGCTGCGGGCACACCGCGCTTCTGCAAGGGTTGCCACGAAGCCTCAAAGTCGGCCTTACCCACGCGCACAGACAAATTGTAGAACGTCCTGGGAGACAGCGTGTGCGTCCACGTCAACGTACCATACCGGCGGTTGATCGTTTCGATATTGCTGCCCGAACCCATCGCAAAAATATTCCGCGTGCGCAAATTGCTCACTTCAAAAGCAGGCGTGCGGGCAAATGTGCCCAAAAAGTTCCCGTACTTCGCGCCCTGAGACCAGCCCTTCAGGAAGCCCAAAGACAGCTTGGTCGTTGCTGTGGGCGTAAAGATCGCCTTGGCCTGCCAGGTATCATCGCGATAATTGGGAACGGCCATCGTCCACGTATAAGCCGACTTTTCCCGGCGCGTGGAAAGCAAGAACGACACCTTGTCCTGTACGAGCGGACCGCCAACAGTCACATCGTAGGTATAATCCGCATCGCGGTCTGTGGCGTCGAAATTCTGCTGATACGGATAATCCTCATCCTGTGCAAAAGGACCTATGCCACTGGCTTCGGTCGCGATTCCGCCGACCTTCCGATGCTGGAAGTCCCAGATACCCTTGGCTTGCTGAGGCGTCGAAATCACATCTTCGAAGGGACCGGCTTTCCATTCGCCAGCAGGTCCGCCCCTGTCTGCAAATATCTGATTCCAGCCAGCGAAATCCGGATTGCCGTCGCCATCTCTATCGGCAGTCGCCGACATGCTCTGGAACCGCCCCACATCCCACCAGTTATCGGTGCTGTACATGGTGGGACCAAAATACTTATTCGCTGCGGGACTCCACCGCAGGTCGCCAGCCGTCGTCCAGGCGCGAGGCTCGCGGTTGACCACGTTGATCACACCGCTGCGCACATCGCCGTACTCGGCATTGAACCCGCCCTTCAGAATCTGAACCTCCTGAAGTGCTGTCTTGGAAAAGGACGAATAAGCACGGTTGTCCCGACTGTCTTTCATACTCACGCCGTCAACCATATAAACGATCTCGGTCTCGTTGCCACCGCGGATATTCAAACCCCAGCTATCCGTATCCACACCCACCTGCGTGGCAAACGCATCGCGCAACCGGGGTCCCACTGGCGGGGACTCGATCTCTTTGGCAGACATAATCACCTGCGTATAAGACACATCCATCTCAACCGGTGGACGCTCTGCCGTCACCGTAATCTCTGCCAACTCTGCCGTTGTCTCGCCAAGCGAGAAATCCAACGGCGTGGTGCGGTCAATTGAAACCGCCACATCGCGCTGCGTCACAGCGCGATAACCCACCAGAGACGCGGTAACTTCGTACACGCCCGGGTTGACGCGAATGATAAAGTATTCACCATTGACATCTGCCGTGGCACCCATTCTGGTACCCACAATCACCACATTGGCTCCCGGCAGAGGTTCGCCAGTGCCGGAATCGGTAATGCGACCCGAAATTTTACCCGTGGTGGTCTGCGCATCGGCCTGATACGTCAGCCCAAACCCCAGCGCAATGGCAAGCAAGGTTATAAACCCGGCTCTTAAACGATACATAAACTCCTCCTTTGTTTTTCTTCCCCCGGCTATGGGAAAGACAAGGGAAAAGCCACCCTGGCTCATCCCGAGAAACTTCTCCTGACTACCTGCTACAACTTACAAAATACTATCGACAAGCCCTTGGACATCACCTCCTTATAATCCCCCCCCTGTAAATTTTAAAAGCGGGCTTGAGCACCCCACCTCCTTTCGGTCTGTGATATTAATCATTATAAACTATAATTTCCAATAAATCAACAATTGCCCAATTTAATATGCGCCTCAAACCCTGTCAAGTATTATGCACCAACACAGAATATGTAAATAATATCCATAACATATTGTTTTTTAAGGCTTGATCCTCACTCTATCGAAATTCATAGAAATAACTCGTCTGACGATGCTACCTGGCGATAAAAAATACCACATCCTTGGTGACCTTTGTTCCCGTATTTAAATCCGTCACTGCCACCTCTAATTCATAGCGTCCCGCCTCTGATCCCTTCACGTCAATCTCCAGATAATTGTACTCTGTTTTCCGCGTACCCACTTGCTCGTAAGAAATTGTTACCTCTTTCTTCTCCTCAATACCCAACAATGTTCCAACCGCACGCAAAATCGTCACAACAAGGGGTTTGCCTTTGCGGGGTGAAATTTTGTAATCCATCTGGTAGCGCGTTTGACCAAACTCGTCAAATGTCAACCCATACACCTCGTAATAAATCGTCACGGGTTGTCCCGGCAAATAGGTTTTGGATGGCATGGGCACGACTTTGTGTCCACCTTTTACTTTTGAAGAAGCGTCTTCCACCACCAGACCGGCCATCTCGATATCGGAAAGCATCAGCGATGGGCCCGTATATGGCTCTACTGTCAGCGACCGGGTATAAGCACTCCGCATATTGCCTTTCGGGCTGCGCACCTCCACTCCCAGATGGTAATTGCCCGGCGATAGATTGAGCGCGATTTGATCCACAGCCAGATCGCCTGCACCCAGCGAATCCGTCGCATCTACCGCAAAAGGCAGGGGAGCCATCTTGCGATAGACCGGTCTCCATGTGCTGTCAAATACCGCAATACCCCGTTCCAAAACACCTGTCGCCTGAACGCTGTCTGGCAAATTGGCCAGAGGTACGCCGTAATACACTTCCAGACGGCTGTACTCGTCTTTCCCCTGGAAATCGACCGCATCGAAATGGAAATTCAATACATCGTCAAAGGGCGGCATCAGATCTGCCTGTGCTTGAATGGCCGATGCCACCTGCCGATCTGGACGCCGATCTGTCCACAGCCCCATGTTGAAGTGCGACTCACTGCGGCCCTGTGGGATATCGGGATAGATGTAATTCCCCTTCCGATCTAAAGCCGTGAATACCACCTCAATTCCCCCGGCGACATCCGGATAAATCCAGTATTCCCAGCGCGTGCCGCTATCGATGGGATAGAGCGGATAGCCCCGCACCGTCTTATCGCTCGCACCCCGGTCATAGCCGCTGAGTTCCACCGTAGGCTGGTAGCGGTCAGTACTTACCTGATTATAAGATGTGGCACCAAAACGGGAGCGATTGGGATTCAATTCAAAATCTATTGCCTCAAAATCGTTTACCGCCACCTCAAGACCGTATTCATCCTGGATCGCCACATCTTGCAAAGATGTCCGCAACCTGCCCATCCGCGCGATAATCTCTTTGCGGCCATCTACTGGAATGCCCAGCCACAGCCGCTCCTTGACCCGCACGGCATCGGGGTCTGTCTCATAGCGCACATCGCCCGAACGGCTTTTATGCGCGGGTTCTCCATAGCGAATATAAATCTCTCCGCGCCTGTCCCACGGCTTGCGCCCAGTTGAAAAATGCTGCATCGCATACAGCACCCGCCGATAGTGTTCTACCAAACGCTCGTTGCCCGGCGTAGCCGGCGTGGGATCGCGGCGCTGCCAGAACATCCGCACAAAGTCCGGCTGTTGCTCGGGCGGCAATGCCTCGTAAGCAGCGGCCTCTTTCAGCGTCGCAATAAGGCGAATATCTTGTAAAAGTCCGCGCGTGTGTTCATCTACCGTACGCAAATACTCCGCCATCACCTTCTGCGCTTCTCCTGTTTGTCCCATCAGTTGATACACCCCCAGAAGCAGGGGAAGGCATTCCTCGCGCAATTCGGGCCGCGTATCCATCAGTTCGCGCCATACGCGCGTCGCCCTTGCGCGTTGCCCCTGCTTCAACCATATTCGCCCCAGATCGAATCGCGCACGCGCGTGCATCGGATTCACCACAATCTGTCGGGTATAGGCTTTTTCGGCAGCTTCGATCTTGCCCTCGCGTTCAAACACCCGCCCGAGCAAATACAGCAATTCCGGATGATTCGAATAGGCTTCAATCGCCTCTTTCAAGGCATCTTCTGCTCGCTGTTTACCCCCCAGCAAACGCGCAAACGCGCGGTTGACCTGCGCGGTTTTCCAATCGGGACGAAGGGCGAGAGCCTGATCATAAGCCACCACAGCTTCATCCCACCGCTTGCGTCCCATATGAGATATTCCCACACCGTTGTACACTTCGGACAAAACCCCACCCGCGTTCAACGCCGAGTTAAACGTCCGTTCCGCATAGGGTAAATTGCTCGCAAACAAATAGGCATATCCCTGTGCCGATCGTCCCATCAAATCGTTTCCATCTTCCTTGAGAAGCACCTCCATCACCTCCAGAGCCTCTCGCGCCATTGCCGTATCCGGAAGCACCTGTCGAGCCGCATAGCGCGGATCGATATGCTTTGCCATTTCTTTGCGCCTGCCCAGAGCTGTGATTATCGCCCCATTCAGGTCGGGAGGTGCCCCAAAACCGAGCAACGGGTTATAATACGCCCGCGCCACAATCGGATTGCGATCCATCCAGAACCCATAGAGAAACGCCGCGCGGTCCGCGCGTCCCAGGCCAGTATATATGGCTTCAACCCCGGATCCACCAAATCGTTTTAATAAATGCTGTGCTGTCTTCACACGCTGATCGTCAGAGCCAGTAGCCGGAACAAGCACATCGCCCAGCACTTCAAATTTTCGGGCCGCCATGATTGTATCCCGCCCGGCTGTCACCTGAACCCGCAGCGTGTATGTCCCCGGCAAAAGTTCACGAGTGGGAATCCCCTCGGCGAATTTGACTTCGCCCCGATACCCGGGAAATGACCGCTCATCGCGCCAGAGGCGATGTCCGTACCGGTCTTCTATCTGCATCTCAACCCCGTGGCTCTGATAGCCCAGATAATACACCTCAAAATACAAGTAGAGCGGTGCTCCTCGTCGATATTGTCGCGCGGGGTTGGGCAGTATCAATCGCCCGTCTTTCCGGAACATCTCAAGGCTCTCTCCGGCTCCCTGCGGATTAAATCCGGAAGACAGGTACAGATCGCTCATCCCTATTTTCCCGGGATCGTAAGCGGGCACATCCAGAGAAAACACCGCCAATCCCGCCCGGTCTGCCTGCAAATCGCTCAAAGTCAGTTCTCCGCGATAGCGACCTGTGGGCAGACGCACCTGGACCATATCATATACCATGCGGTCTGTATCGACAGTGGCTTCCAGCGATTCGGCTGTCAGCCTGCTTTCTGCCTCCACCTGTTGCACAACCTCTCCGTCCTCGTTTAAGACCCGCAGCGAAGGCTTGTACCGCGCGAGATAAATCCCCGAATTTTGCCGCAAAAATGCAAATTGCGCCACAGGGAACCGCAATATTACTTCTTCGAAACCCTCGCGGCCCCGATATCGAAAACTGCACACATCAATCTCGAAAGCTATGGACCCTTCTCCGCGTGGCGGGAGATCCGCCTCACTGGCGCGTACTTCACAAACAGCGACTATCAAAGTCAAAAATACAATTGCGATACGCATAAAATACCTCTTGAGTGCTAAGCGTTGTAGGCTACGTCGTGTGCTTGTTTTACTAACCTCTATCCTCTTACAATAATATACAAAAACAAAAAAAAATTCAATTGGATAGCCCTTGACAGATTGATTAGAAAGGCGTTGTTTGATTTTTATGACACGTATTTTATTCCCTATCCTGTACGCGATCTTCTTTTTTTCGGGTGCAGCCGCTCTTTTGTTTGAAACTCTGTGGTTCCGCCAGGCAGGGCTTACATTTGGCAATAGTATTACGGCATCCAGTCTGGTGCTGGCCGCATTTATGGGTGGTTTGGCACTGGGCAATGGCTTATCTGCTCGCCTGGGCAGGCGCATCGCACGCCCCGTACGCATCTATGCGCTGTTGGAAATTGCCATTGCCCTGTCAGGGGTAGCCATCGTTTGGATGTTGCCCGCGTTTACTGCAGGGCTATCGGTTTTTCTCGCATCTTTTCTCGATTCCCCCCTTTTGCTCAACGCATTGCGCCTGCTGCTGAGTTTTGCCATTCTCATCGTGCCCACCACTGCGATGGGCGCCACCCTGCCCATCCTCGTCCGGGCATTGCGCGTGCGAGACGACGCTTCTATATCCGACGATGAAGGTGGTTTTGGGATCGCGCTTGGTCGGCTCTATGCGTGTAATACGCTGGGCGCTGTGGTCGGCGCGGTCGCGG belongs to Gemmatimonadota bacterium and includes:
- a CDS encoding TonB-dependent receptor, which translates into the protein MYRLRAGFITLLAIALGFGLTYQADAQTTTGKISGRITDSGTGEPLPGANVVIVGTRMGATADVNGEYFIIRVNPGVYEVTASLVGYRAVTQRDVAVSIDRTTPLDFSLGETTAELAEITVTAERPPVEMDVSYTQVIMSAKEIESPPVGPRLRDAFATQVGVDTDSWGLNIRGGNETEIVYMVDGVSMKDSRDNRAYSSFSKTALQEVQILKGGFNAEYGDVRSGVINVVNREPRAWTTAGDLRWSPAANKYFGPTMYSTDNWWDVGRFQSMSATADRDGDGNPDFAGWNQIFADRGGPAGEWKAGPFEDVISTPQQAKGIWDFQHRKVGGIATEASGIGPFAQDEDYPYQQNFDATDRDADYTYDVTVGGPLVQDKVSFLLSTRREKSAYTWTMAVPNYRDDTWQAKAIFTPTATTKLSLGFLKGWSQGAKYGNFLGTFARTPAFEVSNLRTRNIFAMGSGSNIETINRRYGTLTWTHTLSPRTFYNLSVRVGKADFEASWQPLQKRGVPAAAVYPDGRVEEVTESSYQAAQAAGAVILDEGPKGFTYKPGTFDLLGAYRMRGGDGNPARSGDWSYTWEDDYTFDITSQVTPNHQIKAGVQVHHFFLREVRGFASSVQDPSLEDVNFRPGNIDDPANMEVTDTADFHNYWVRTPLYGGVFLQDRMEYRQIVVNAGLRLDFHRPDKYFDIPNEVHAEWMGSNAVLLYSKAEAVRPPTKWKLSPRVGISHPITAESKLFFNYGHFAQIPTSVDLYQTQSGLGEPLEQFGNPWLDMPVTIAYELGYERNFANQYLFNGTVFFKDIEKDTERGRVYIQNTTGRSTRFHMNGNVKDIRGFELSVRKARGQFVTGFLSYEFRAERKRIVRWERIYDVQTVSTAPFRLIESSPAGANPRFKARPILKFGLNFRTPLDYGGEQHMLKGGWEANLYYRHQAGSWFNYNPSNDVALRSVDNAQWQSTRLLDLRFAKMFDVKMAPTVYLEIRNPLNFKNVTTTSTSRIWDTRSHLGDSSGNNFKRYMEALGWTVDASGNLQEGDKPGKELDESVMSQRSYLFYINPRDIHLGVRWSF
- a CDS encoding GWxTD domain-containing protein, whose protein sequence is MRIAIVFLTLIVAVCEVRASEADLPPRGEGSIAFEIDVCSFRYRGREGFEEVILRFPVAQFAFLRQNSGIYLARYKPSLRVLNEDGEVVQQVEAESRLTAESLEATVDTDRMVYDMVQVRLPTGRYRGELTLSDLQADRAGLAVFSLDVPAYDPGKIGMSDLYLSSGFNPQGAGESLEMFRKDGRLILPNPARQYRRGAPLYLYFEVYYLGYQSHGVEMQIEDRYGHRLWRDERSFPGYRGEVKFAEGIPTRELLPGTYTLRVQVTAGRDTIMAARKFEVLGDVLVPATGSDDQRVKTAQHLLKRFGGSGVEAIYTGLGRADRAAFLYGFWMDRNPIVARAYYNPLLGFGAPPDLNGAIITALGRRKEMAKHIDPRYAARQVLPDTAMAREALEVMEVLLKEDGNDLMGRSAQGYAYLFASNLPYAERTFNSALNAGGVLSEVYNGVGISHMGRKRWDEAVVAYDQALALRPDWKTAQVNRAFARLLGGKQRAEDALKEAIEAYSNHPELLYLLGRVFEREGKIEAAEKAYTRQIVVNPMHARARFDLGRIWLKQGQRARATRVWRELMDTRPELREECLPLLLGVYQLMGQTGEAQKVMAEYLRTVDEHTRGLLQDIRLIATLKEAAAYEALPPEQQPDFVRMFWQRRDPTPATPGNERLVEHYRRVLYAMQHFSTGRKPWDRRGEIYIRYGEPAHKSRSGDVRYETDPDAVRVKERLWLGIPVDGRKEIIARMGRLRTSLQDVAIQDEYGLEVAVNDFEAIDFELNPNRSRFGATSYNQVSTDRYQPTVELSGYDRGASDKTVRGYPLYPIDSGTRWEYWIYPDVAGGIEVVFTALDRKGNYIYPDIPQGRSESHFNMGLWTDRRPDRQVASAIQAQADLMPPFDDVLNFHFDAVDFQGKDEYSRLEVYYGVPLANLPDSVQATGVLERGIAVFDSTWRPVYRKMAPLPFAVDATDSLGAGDLAVDQIALNLSPGNYHLGVEVRSPKGNMRSAYTRSLTVEPYTGPSLMLSDIEMAGLVVEDASSKVKGGHKVVPMPSKTYLPGQPVTIYYEVYGLTFDEFGQTRYQMDYKISPRKGKPLVVTILRAVGTLLGIEEKKEVTISYEQVGTRKTEYNYLEIDVKGSEAGRYELEVAVTDLNTGTKVTKDVVFFIAR